The following are encoded in a window of Rubellicoccus peritrichatus genomic DNA:
- a CDS encoding response regulator yields the protein MSQPVVLIVEDNSILRDMVSRRLRRRGYSIVTASDGELGLTAAQIQKPDIILLDMSLPGMDGWSVATKLKSDDETQAIPLIALTAHAMQGDRERALAAGCDDYESKPINFISLIKKMDLLMGREASGD from the coding sequence ATGTCCCAGCCGGTAGTTCTAATCGTTGAGGATAACAGTATCCTAAGAGATATGGTGAGTCGTCGTTTAAGGCGCCGTGGGTATTCTATAGTGACTGCATCAGATGGTGAATTAGGCCTTACGGCTGCTCAGATACAGAAACCGGATATCATTCTTCTCGATATGAGTCTCCCAGGGATGGACGGTTGGTCAGTTGCGACAAAACTTAAGTCTGACGATGAAACACAGGCAATTCCACTGATTGCTTTGACTGCCCACGCAATGCAGGGAGATCGGGAACGAGCCCTGGCTGCAGGTTGTGATGATTACGAAAGTAAGCCGATCAATTTCATCAGTTTGATCAAAAAGATGGATTTGCTTATGGGGAGAGAAGCAAGTGGCGATTGA